GGAGCACAGAAGAGCTTCCAGTGACAGCAGCACTTTGTGCTCACCTGTAGTCTGAGCTTTCCTAACCCTCACcatctttccccattttttttcccagatgtaACCCATGTCTTTCCCGAGTTCCCAGCCCCTGATCTTGGTAACGTCCTCTTACAAGAAGGTTTCACCTTGAACGACGTGAAAACTCTGCAGATTCTCTACAGGAGACACTGCGAGGTGATTGTTTGCAGTATTATTTGGTGATAATTAGTAATGGATTTATTACCTGTGGGACATCATTCATGTGACCATCTCATATCCCACCCTTAGGAAAAGCTGGAATACAGTCAGGAATGCTTCATTTGCCAGGAATAACAACTCAAATATTGTGCTttatgtggtttttttcatcGTGTGACCTGTTTTATGTTACAAAAACAGTGCCAATTCCGTTGTTTTTCTTGtaaattatttactgtgagTGGCAGCACTCGAGCTGTGTGCTGACACCGTGGTGTTTTTGCTGTCAGGCCACTTTGGATGTTGTGATGAACCTCCAGTTTCACTACATCGAGAAGCTGTGGCAATCCTTCTGGAGTCCCAAGGCACCCCCTAGTGATGGCCCCACTGCTCTGCCTTCCAGGTACTCCCGGCCTTCCCTGCTCCATTTCTCAGTGATCTGTTTCTTTTTAAGATGCATGAAGTGTTTTTAGGCTCTTTGAGTGCTTTGGAGAATTTGGAAGTGttttctgccctgcagagccgtGACAAAGAGCGTCAGAAGTGTTTAATATTGTAACACAAAATTCAAAGCCCTGAGGAAAGTGAATGCTCTGATTAGAGAATTGTGGGCTCAccgaggttggaaaagccctccaagatcatcgagtccatccataaacccagcactgccgtggtcaccactaaaccaagtccccaagtgccacatctgcacgttttttggacacttccagggaggtgactccagcactgccctgcacagcctgtCCCAGAGCctgaccactctttcagtgaagaaattttccctcatatccaatctaaacctcccctggggcgacttgaggccatttcctctcatcctgaggcTGGACATCCGTGTCCCTTGCTCCTCCTGTagcagagaagggggtgctGCTCTCCCAAGTGCTCAGGAGCAGACACTGATGATTCCCTGCCATGAATCAGTGCCATCCTCTGGCTCTGAGGTTTTAGGGACTCTCTGAGGTTTTAGGGACATCCAGACTGACTCTCTGCCTTGCCTGGCTGCCCAGACCTGTCAGTGCCTCGTGTTTTGAGGCAGATCATGGCAAATGAAGCTGCTTTAATCTTTTCACTCCTGCCTGGCTCGTTGCTGTGCCTCTTCCTCATCCTTTATGGattgggagctgctgccaggggaATGGAAATAagtgaaaacagagaaaattgaAAAAGTGAAGGTTTCTTCTTAAAATTTCTATCACAAATCTGTCCACTCTTACTGATGCTGTAACAACGAAGGTTCtctattcagaagaaaaatggtAAAACATTGAGTAATAagcaaaaatccctcaaaaatcagTAGAATATGGCCCTGTAGATGTTGCCCAGGGGATATTTCTCTGCAAGGAATCACTGCAGCTGTGTTTGATTGGTTTAAAATCTCATTTACTTGAGGGAACAGCTCCCAGGCAGATTGCAACACCCCAGGAGCTGTTTCTAGGCGCACAAGGGAAACCAGAGGCAGCTTTtctgcagggctctgccacCTCCCCACACCTCTGCCAGGAACCCAGGGAGGTGAATAACACACTCCCTCACCTTcttcatatataaatataaatatagacTCCAAATATTGGGGAAGGGGCACCCTGAAAGCGTGAGAAGATGCAGAACGTGGGTGCACTTCCCAGCAAGTTTCACGACCCGTTTCTCCACGTGGGATTTTCCAGGAGTTATGCCCATGGAGTTCATCACTAAAATCCTGCAGGCTGAGGCTCAAAGTGCCCCTTTAGAGCATGTCCAAGGCTTGGCTTCAAGGATTTTGATGCAATGCATGGGGAAAGACCCTTCcaaattcccagttcccagcatAAAGTGTgagtgagcagctctgctgtgatgcTCTGGCAGTGCATTAAGGTTTCAGCTCTCTCTTCCTGCTATGTAACAAATATCTTGTGCCTTTATACATCCACAGAGTGAAAATAATGGAAGCTGGATTGACCTCAGTCAGTTACAGACAATGTGCTCTGTTCTCATCCACTCCTTCCTTCTGAAAACATTCAGCATTTGGAGGTGTTCAACACCTTGAAAACATCTCAACATCAGCTAACCTGCCCCTACACTGGCTGCAGAGTTTTTGTCCCCAGtgctgtggctcaggaggttgagagcagaggagagagggGTGGGAAGGTTTTGGGAACAGCTGGGGCTGTAAGGAGGATCCAGCTGAGCCCTTGCTGGCTGAAATGGCTGTGCTGAAGCTCAACTCCCACGTGAACAGGGGGTGTGAGAGGCAATGAGGTTCAAAATGGAagaggggaaggcagggcaAGCACCAGGAGCGTGGATTTGAGGGAAAACTGCTCCGAGCTCTGGCCCCAAGGACAGGGAGGTGCTGGCAGAGACAAGACCTGCACAAGCAGCCAAACATTTCCTTTTGCAAAGCACACAAAcatcttttttctgctgaaagTTGGAGTCATAAATGCAGAGGGAAGGTGAAAGCACTGAATGCAAACCTACTGCTAACTctgtctccttcctcctcctcctcctcctgcagtgaAGAGGAACCTGAAGGGACCCTCCCAAAGGACAAACTGATCACTCTGTGCAAGTACGAGCCCATCCTCAAGTGGATGAGGAGCTGTGACCACATCCTGTACCAGGCCCTGGTGGAGATCCTCATCCCTGACGTGCTCAGGCCAGTGCCCAGTGAGTACCCACAGCCCCATCTGGGGACCTGAGTCTGATCTCACTCTGGCCACCACTTGCCACAGAGATTTCCACTGTAAAAACCAACTTGCAGGTGTTTGTTGTGGCTGAAGTATTATGGCAACAGCAGTGTTCCCCCTGCAGCATTGCTCTGGGGTGAAATTTGGTACCCCCTGGGAATTCCCATGCCTTTTAAATTTGGGGTGTTGCAGATCACATCGCCTGATTTTGGCCAGGAGTCAGGTAAAAAACACAGTTTGGAAATGGGAACTCCTTGGGATGTGCTTCCTTGGAGGTCTTTGTTGGCACAGGACCATTCTGTGCATCCCTGACTGCACTCCTGGGAATTAGGGCTCAACTTTTTGGGACATTAATGATGGAATATTGAGGGTTTTCCCTCTGATTTGGCTTCCCAAATGTCCCTCTGAGGGCTGCCACAAGCTGGGGCACGAGGGTGTCTTTGAAGAGCAGATTTCAATGCTTGAAAAATGCTCAGAAGGGCCATGAATAAGAAAAAGACGagaaaataagaataataaaaacCATAGAAAtgcttaggttggaaaagacctctaaaatcATTAAGTCCAATTGTCATAAGGATAAGAGTAAGAATAAGAGTAAGAGTAAGAGTGAgaataagaataataagaaGAGTTTGAGTAATAACATTAAAGAATAATTTGAGTGCATCAACCCAGCTGATTTCCTTGGTGCTGAGTTGAGATCTCAGCTAACCAGACCATGGGCTGTGCTTTCCCAACACTCCTAAGCTAGAAAGTGGTACCCAAAACTGCTACAGAGCAGCCTTTCTGACTTTGCAGCCTTCTTTGCAGGCACGCTGACACAGGCAATCCGGAATTTTGCCAAGAGTTTGGAAGGGTGGCTGATGAATGCCATGAGTGAATTCCCCCCGCAGGTCGTGCAGACCAAGGTGAGGAGAGGTGGGCCCAGGGTGTGTGTCTGCATCTTGCAGTTTTCTGCAGGGATTGGAAATCCCTGCTGGGGTTTGGCCACCTGGCACAGGGTCATGATTGATCCTGAACCCAAATCAGCCAGGAGTGGGAGGACGAGTGGGGCAATTCCTTTGTACCAGAAGCTGATGATGCTCTGTCCATGGAGCCATTCCTGTGTCCTGAAATTGCAGATAAAGCTTTGTGGGAGAAAATCATGgagtcacagaatatcctgagctggaagggaccctcagggatcatcagtgcagcccctggccctgcccagacaccccaacaagcCCACCCTTggcatccctgagagcgctgtccaaacgctcctgcagctctggcagcctcggggccgggaccattccctgttATCTCTGCCCTGGAATGAGGCTGTCTTGGAAAGCACAGGAGTGAGTGGCATTGCCCCaaggctcctgctcctgctctaaACTAAACCTTGTCCCCAAGCTCCACCTCCACTCGTTttttgaacgcttccagggctggtgactccagcactgcctctgctggtgtgtgcagggctgagcagggagcagagcgtgccctgcagcccctctgctgtGTTGCAGGTGGGGGTGGTGAGTGCCTTCGCCCAGACCCTGCGCAGGTACACGTCCCTCAACCACCTGGCGCAGGCGGCGCGCGCCGTGCTGCAGAACACGTCCCAGATCAACCAGATGCTCAGCGACCTCAACCGCGTGGACTTCGCCAACGTGCAGGTAACCACGGgctcctctcctcctcaccTCCTCCACAAGTGGGGCTCCACAGCCAGGTTCTGTGCTGGTAGCCAGCGTCCAACAGCCAGCACTGAAACCCAGCTGGATGAACGAGGTGATGGGTTTGGTGTTATTTTGCCGGGTGAGTTTTTTGTCTCGCCGTGAGCAGTGGAAAAGGAGCTTCTGTAAGACTCACAGAACCACTGAGGCtgggaaagacctccaagacaTCCAGTCCAATGTTCAGCTGAACCCCACCAtgcccactaaaccatgtccccacgTCCTctcattttttgaacacttccaggggtgatgactccaccacttccctgggcagcccattccaacgCTTTGCCACTCTTCCAGCGAAGAATAAAGAAGTGCTACCAACAATTACATAGTTCTAAAATTCCCATGGTTCAGACAGGTCAGAGGGGACATGATTTAGAGCGGGTTTGCAGCCCTTGCCTGCTAGAAATGAAGTTGAATTCCTGGGTTGGGATACAACACCATGCAGGCCTGGCAGGAGTAACTGTGAACCTTTTCTcttgagcaggagcagggcaggagtaACTGTGAACCCTTCCTCccgagcaggagcagggcaggagtaACTGTGAACCCTTCCTCCCGAGCAGGAGCAGGCCTCGTGGGTGTGCCAGTGTGAGGAGGGCATGGTACAGAAGCTGGAGCAGGATTTCAAGCTgactctgcagcagcagagctctctggATCAGTGGGCCAGCTGGCTGGATAACGTGGTGACTCAAGTGCTGAAGCATCAcgagggcagccccagcttccccAAGGCAGCCAGGCAGTTCCTGTTGAAGTGGTCCTTCTATAGGTACGTCTTCTTCCTCGTTTTGGGGCTATTTCTGCATCAGGCTTGCAGCATGTTAAGAGCTCCTTGAAATCCAAGGCCGAGTTCTTGACCCCCATGAAACTCTGGTTAACTGTGGTCCTGGTATCCTTTCAGGATGGGGATAGGATGCTCCATCACTGATTTCCTAAAGTGTTTTGATACTTTGGGGTCAGAGGCAGAGCAGTGTTGAGTCCCACAGTACCTCCAGGGTCCAGAATTCACATCAGCCACGGCACAGGTGTAAAACTCAACCCAAATTTCTGGGTTTTCCAGCTCCATGGTGATCCGTGACCTCACCCTGCGCAGCGCCGCCAGCTTTGGCTCCTTCCACCTGATCCGCCTGCTCTACGACGAGTACATGTTCTACCTGGTGGAGCATCGTGTGGCCCAGGCAACAGGGGAGACCCCAATTGCTGTCATGGGAGAGGTGAGAATCCTTTATTCCCTATAAACCAACCCAAAATAAGCAGCTCCTCCAGAGACACCGTTGGTTCGCAAACCACAGCGTGCCCTCGACATGTTTTACAACCAAAAGGATTGACTGAGTTGTTTTGAGTGCCTGGAACAAGGACAGAGCTCCTGGAGCATCTTCCCTGagctggtggattttggatttgAGGTGGTTGAGCATCAGCTGGGCTTTGGAGGcctggaggagggagggaaaggatcTCCCCACTTCCCTGCACAACCTGTGACTGCCAGCCCTGACTTTGGGATTCCTGCCAGGACAAAGTCCATCTAAACCAAGCAAAAATGGTTCAAAAGTTGCTTTCAGCAACTGAACTTCTCCAGGCCTCTACAAGTTCCAGCATTACATGCACAGTCAGCCACTCTCTCCATTTTTGAGGTGAAGAAGAGGAGTGATGGGGTTGTTTGGGCTGTTTGtaagggtttggggtggtttttgttcACCAATCAGACACTGAGTCTGGTGCCTGGCTTGCAGGCAGGTCCTGTCCTGCCTAGCTGAAGCCACATCCAGTTTTTCCCTCTGAAATACAGAGTAAAAAGCCCCAGCTGAATCTGTGACAGCAATATTGAAACTACTGCGAGTTCAAAACTGAGCCCATGTGCTCAAAATTGATCTCATTTGCTCCTTGAAGCTTCCACAGAGCTCATGCAGGGAGCCAGGCAAACTAAAGCCATTTGGTtctgctttcccttcccctcccacgcTGCTCCAACTGCAGTGCTGAATTCCCACTATTCCCTGCAAAACCTCTGCCTCTATTGATATTAAAGGAACATGAAAGGCAGAGAGTGGCTCCCAGCAAAACCCAGCTCTGGGAGGCTCTCATCCCTCAGGCTTTTCCTTGTTAAACCCTTGCAATATTCCTGGTCTCCAGGAGGAGGCTGATTCTTTCCAGCAAAGGAGGATGAATCGTGTCCTTCCATTCCCACTGAACTTTGTCATTCCCACtctcctcagctcctgctgctgcccagctttCCATGGCTTTCCAGCGTTGTTGTTAAAGCAATTTGGTGTCTCAGACCCCATCACTGAGAGGGACACCACATCTCCAGAACCAAGGAGCTCTCTGGTTCCACTTGGCACCACGGCCTCGCTGGCCAAACACTCTCTGACATCGCTGTAAAGGCTTTGCAGAGAGGTGAAGGTGGAGTCCAGGAGAGGGGAAATGCCTGAGAGGTGGAAAGGGCTGGAGAAAAGGCACCATCTTTGCCTGTGGCAGCACTTGGTCATCACTTGGGAGATGGAAAAATTTCTCCCTTCATTCCAGAGCTCAGTCCTGCCCTGGATTGTTGTGTGTGGTGTTTGCCCAGGGCTTTAAATGGCAACAAAAGGCTTTTCCCCCAAAGCctgtggttggttttgttttctgctctCCACTACCAGCACTGATGCTCACAGTCTCTCCTGGGTGGTTGAAATTGTTTGGTGAT
This region of Aphelocoma coerulescens isolate FSJ_1873_10779 chromosome 28, UR_Acoe_1.0, whole genome shotgun sequence genomic DNA includes:
- the LOC138099728 gene encoding DNA-binding protein RFX2-like isoform X5, encoding MQSPEGGSDSAASVALHTSASAQAPVVQPVPASQQRVLVQATGSAPKGAQMQQISVPRVQQVPQQVQSVQHVYPAQVQYVEGGEAVYTNGTIRAAYSYSSEAQIYAPAGAAPYFEAQGGGGAQLQWLLDNYETAEGVSLPRSSLYNHYLRHCQEHKLDPVNAASFGKLIRSVFMGLRTRRLGTRGNSKYHYYGIRLKPESPLNRLQEDTQYMAMRQQPIHQKQRYRAAQKMDGMAESASNSNPHTTPEQSVAAQSQHHQQFIDVTHVFPEFPAPDLGNVLLQEGFTLNDVKTLQILYRRHCEATLDVVMNLQFHYIEKLWQSFWSPKAPPSDGPTALPSSEEEPEGTLPKDKLITLCKYEPILKWMRSCDHILYQALVEILIPDVLRPVPSTLTQAIRNFAKSLEGWLMNAMSEFPPQVVQTKVGVVSAFAQTLRRYTSLNHLAQAARAVLQNTSQINQMLSDLNRVDFANVQEQASWVCQCEEGMVQKLEQDFKLTLQQQSSLDQWASWLDNVVTQVLKHHEGSPSFPKAARQFLLKWSFYSSMVIRDLTLRSAASFGSFHLIRLLYDEYMFYLVEHRVAQATGETPIAVMGEFGDLTSLSPTLLDKDDIGELGTEVDPERALGEPLVKRERSEPGHSLQEI